One Candidatus Anstonellales archaeon DNA window includes the following coding sequences:
- a CDS encoding DUF736 family protein — translation MRKDLEVFFMGNTPEKFQKKPDFRIIQPSLDETGRTIYKDIGAMWKNVSKNGNDFYTLKIGRLKLLVFPNTLEQSHKPSTNPSLEKIINESFEMIAKLPVEDKKLEGCPLEDKANAK, via the coding sequence ATGAGAAAAGATTTGGAGGTATTCTTTATGGGCAACACACCTGAGAAATTTCAAAAAAAGCCAGATTTTAGAATAATCCAACCGTCTTTAGATGAAACAGGAAGAACAATTTACAAGGACATAGGAGCAATGTGGAAGAATGTATCAAAAAATGGCAACGACTTTTACACTCTTAAAATAGGAAGACTAAAACTTCTGGTCTTTCCAAACACTTTGGAACAAAGCCACAAACCAAGTACAAATCCTTCTCTAGAAAAAATCATAAATGAGTCCTTTGAGATGATAGCAAAACTCCCAGTTGAAGACAAGAAGCTTGAGGGGTGCCCCCTAGAGGATAAGGCCAACGCGAAATAA
- the radA gene encoding DNA repair and recombination protein RadA, translated as MKKGEINEIENMEEAEEAGFEEATDKPSSAHSLEDLPGIGPATALKLRKAGYTDLQKIATSSPYELHEVADIGIDTAKKAIAAAQESLEMSYERADEILDRRKVVGRISTGSKELDALLGGGVETQAITEAYGRFSSGKTQLGFQLAVNVQKPREKGGLEGGVLFIDTESTFRPERIKQMAEEENMDALSVLKNIHVARAINSDHQIILVEKADELIKKHNIRLLVVDSMTAHFRADYIGRGSLGERQQKLNKHIHMLQKLADQFNIAVYITNQVMDNPGILFGDPTTPIGGHVLAHSSTYRIYLRKGKDDKRIARLVDSPSLPDGECVFRVSSKGICD; from the coding sequence ATGAAAAAAGGGGAAATAAACGAGATTGAGAATATGGAAGAAGCAGAAGAAGCGGGTTTTGAGGAAGCAACCGACAAGCCAAGTTCGGCACATTCATTAGAGGATTTGCCGGGAATAGGGCCTGCAACCGCACTCAAGCTAAGAAAGGCAGGCTATACTGACTTGCAAAAAATCGCTACTTCCTCTCCATATGAACTTCACGAAGTTGCGGATATCGGAATCGACACCGCAAAGAAAGCCATTGCAGCAGCCCAAGAAAGCCTTGAAATGAGTTATGAGCGAGCAGACGAAATACTTGACAGAAGAAAAGTAGTTGGGCGGATATCAACAGGCTCCAAGGAGCTTGATGCTCTACTCGGTGGCGGTGTAGAAACACAGGCAATCACTGAAGCCTATGGTCGATTTAGTTCTGGTAAGACCCAACTTGGATTCCAACTTGCGGTGAACGTTCAGAAGCCACGAGAAAAAGGCGGTCTTGAGGGAGGCGTTTTGTTCATAGATACAGAAAGCACCTTTAGACCCGAGAGAATAAAACAGATGGCAGAGGAAGAAAATATGGATGCGTTAAGTGTCCTAAAAAACATCCATGTTGCAAGAGCCATCAATTCAGATCATCAGATAATCCTCGTTGAGAAAGCAGACGAACTCATAAAGAAACATAACATAAGGTTGTTGGTAGTTGACTCAATGACAGCGCACTTCCGCGCAGACTATATAGGACGCGGGTCACTTGGAGAACGCCAGCAGAAACTAAATAAACATATTCACATGCTACAGAAACTCGCAGATCAGTTTAACATTGCAGTTTACATAACAAACCAAGTGATGGACAATCCTGGCATACTATTTGGAGACCCAACAACACCAATAGGCGGGCACGTACTTGCCCATTCATCAACGTATCGAATATACCTACGAAAAGGAAAAGACGACAAGCGCATTGCAAGGCTTGTAGATTCTCCTTCACTTCCAGATGGGGAATGCGTCTTTAGAGTAAGTTCAAAAGGAATATGTGACTAA
- a CDS encoding cation:proton antiporter: MANVILDVGLILILSLLGSLISLRYNVPIALGLLITGAIVGPNGLSIISSKNIIDVFIEIGSVLLLFTIGVSFSLSHIIQNSIRALMVTMLKMGLVFLTSYFFCLLFGLSVDNAIIISLILSITSTAIFSGLVKGEHSHRSEISLLYSVLILEDVIGIAIIAFLSSLKAETLKSATINILLPLGVSLLFLGIVYALFERLIKRVVWYVDSLNNPDALILTAFSSAAILSFISYSLNLSFGIGAFLAGSLVSSVPAFKKVEHLLIPFNSLFSSMFFFSIGMLFDWKILFSSFALLVILNIINIISKFSGTFVSTYLLGSDSRGAVFSGLAMLPVGEFSILIAHVAPKSGLDVVSITTTTVVLSSLTSFILLKYEREIHTIVSRHIPYYERTKLSSLSKYLCNLAAYIEPGGRGFNRFLSDCSSVLLYSAIIGIIIGATLIISSFFSDSPISISGITMKDFIYLLGFLLFLAPLANLTRALKDTLETVSEAFLQNEISGTPLRERCTRGIVLFTILFLTSALIPLLFSAISLPPLSSSLAIIPFLMSILFLWDAARTAAQILKQTSISPHLKKYFSTREQREKLKKKII, encoded by the coding sequence ATGGCGAATGTGATTTTAGATGTAGGCTTAATCCTAATCCTTTCTCTGCTTGGCTCACTCATTTCCCTAAGATATAATGTCCCCATAGCACTCGGGCTTCTTATCACAGGTGCAATTGTCGGTCCAAACGGACTTTCAATAATTAGTTCAAAAAACATAATCGATGTTTTTATAGAAATCGGTTCAGTTCTCCTCCTTTTTACTATAGGGGTATCTTTCTCTCTTTCGCATATCATCCAAAATTCAATAAGAGCCCTGATGGTAACTATGCTGAAAATGGGTCTAGTATTCCTAACAAGTTACTTTTTTTGCCTCCTTTTTGGCCTGTCAGTTGATAACGCCATAATCATCTCACTTATACTCTCAATAACAAGCACAGCAATTTTTTCTGGACTCGTAAAAGGCGAACACTCACATCGAAGCGAGATATCTCTACTCTACTCAGTCTTAATACTAGAAGACGTCATAGGAATTGCAATAATAGCCTTTCTCTCAAGCCTCAAGGCAGAAACATTGAAATCAGCTACAATAAATATACTCCTCCCTCTTGGAGTTTCTCTTTTATTCCTTGGGATTGTATACGCCCTTTTTGAGCGTCTGATCAAACGCGTTGTATGGTATGTGGATTCCCTAAATAATCCCGATGCATTAATACTTACCGCATTCTCAAGTGCCGCCATTCTTTCTTTCATATCCTACTCCCTCAATCTTTCTTTTGGTATAGGCGCATTTCTTGCAGGTTCTCTGGTCTCCTCAGTACCGGCTTTCAAAAAAGTGGAACATCTCCTGATCCCGTTCAACTCCCTTTTCTCATCTATGTTCTTCTTTTCAATAGGGATGCTTTTTGATTGGAAAATTCTCTTTTCATCATTTGCATTGCTTGTAATACTTAATATAATAAACATAATCTCAAAATTCAGCGGAACATTTGTTTCCACATATCTTCTTGGAAGTGATTCTCGGGGCGCAGTATTCTCGGGGCTTGCAATGCTACCTGTAGGGGAATTCTCAATTCTTATAGCTCATGTAGCCCCGAAGTCCGGATTGGATGTTGTTAGTATAACAACCACAACTGTAGTCCTGTCCTCGCTTACTTCATTCATATTATTAAAATATGAACGAGAAATTCACACTATCGTTTCTAGACATATCCCGTATTATGAACGCACAAAGCTCTCAAGCCTCTCGAAATATCTCTGCAACCTTGCTGCATACATCGAACCCGGCGGAAGGGGGTTTAACCGATTTTTGAGTGATTGCTCAAGCGTGCTTTTATACAGCGCAATCATCGGAATAATTATTGGGGCTACACTCATAATCTCAAGCTTCTTTTCAGACTCACCCATTTCCATTTCCGGCATCACTATGAAAGACTTTATATACCTCCTTGGGTTTCTTCTTTTTCTTGCACCACTTGCAAACCTAACCCGCGCTTTAAAAGACACTCTTGAAACAGTCAGTGAAGCATTTCTCCAAAATGAAATCAGTGGAACCCCACTACGAGAAAGATGCACAAGAGGCATTGTCCTATTTACCATATTATTTCTCACATCAGCATTAATACCACTTCTTTTCTCAGCAATATCACTGCCACCACTTTCCTCCTCGCTTGCAATCATACCATTTCTAATGAGCATACTCTTTTTGTGGGACGCAGCCCGAACTGCTGCCCAAATATTAAAACAAACTAGCATAAGTCCTCATCTAAAAAAATACTTTTCTACTCGCGAACAGAGAGAGAAACTAAAAAAGAAAATAATTTAA
- a CDS encoding vitamin B12-dependent ribonucleotide reductase: MKEETVQTQRSSGLVFERHFTKEGVNPLDEIEYEKRSARITEPDGKAIFEMEDVIAPKSWSQLAVDIAASKYFRKSGVPETGSENSVRQLVYRIAHAIRLAGEERGYFDGKKSADVFEDELAHILITQKGAFNSPVWFNCGLYHIYGIKGGGGNWAWNDEKKCAYQIESNYERPQCSACFIQSVEDDLMSIFELAKNEARLFKYGSGTGTNFSKLRAKNEKLAGGGTSSGLMSFLEVLDRGAGATKSGGTTRRAAKMVCLDMDHPEILDFINWKVKEEKKVRALIKAGYSADFNGEAYHTVSGQNSNNSVRVTDEFMYAYLNGLKWRTTERTTGKVVAEYDARELMRMIAKAAWECADPGIQFDTTINNWHTCPNSGRINASNPCSEYMFLDDSSCNLASLNLTKFADDRGILDIESFEYAIRIVITAMEILVDFSSYPTKKIAENSHAFRPLGLGYANLGTLLMISGVPYDSEKGRALAAAITAILTGQAYITSAEIAGKLGPFEGFEKNREAMLEIMRKHRSYVWKINSSECAEYLLSEAKKCWDKAVEMGEKFGYRNAQATVIAPTGTIGLLMDCDTTGIEPDFALVKWKKLAGGGYFKIVNTSVEKALANLGYTKKQIDEMRVYVLGHRTLDNAPHINPDALRLLGYTDEQIKDASAYVKRMGSLDDWTPHINPKELAKRGLSAEQILEAKIYVGGTETLEGAPYLQPEHLPIFDCANRCGNGKRFIEPMGHVRMMAAVQPFISGAISKTINMPRETTVEEIEKIYVESWKMGLKAIAVYRDGSKSSQPLSIGGSLEEERALQAETLPRGKREPLPKKRHGFTLESAIGGHKIFLRTGEYADGRLGEIFIDMHKEGAAYRSLMNCFAIAISIGLQYGVPLQKYVDSFTFTRFEPNGVVDHPYIKTATSVPDFIFRVLGMEYLGRTDFLHIKPKIVDEIRDTSGEKEAVRGVVKENDSTNTTNDEKRLEYAGGRTTIKEWIRDSHEGQANKQLSELMGDAPACNICGHMTVRNGSCYRCLNCGNSLGCS; encoded by the coding sequence ATGAAAGAAGAAACGGTGCAAACTCAGAGGTCTTCTGGTCTTGTTTTTGAAAGACATTTTACAAAGGAGGGAGTCAATCCACTTGATGAGATTGAATATGAGAAAAGAAGCGCTCGGATTACAGAACCTGACGGAAAGGCAATCTTTGAGATGGAAGACGTAATAGCTCCAAAAAGCTGGAGTCAGCTTGCGGTTGACATTGCTGCTTCAAAGTATTTCAGAAAAAGTGGAGTGCCGGAAACCGGGAGTGAAAATTCGGTAAGGCAGCTGGTATATAGGATTGCACATGCCATTCGCCTCGCAGGAGAGGAGAGAGGTTATTTTGATGGGAAGAAGTCTGCAGACGTATTTGAGGATGAGCTTGCGCATATCCTAATAACGCAGAAGGGAGCATTTAACTCTCCAGTATGGTTTAACTGTGGGTTATATCACATATATGGAATAAAGGGGGGCGGCGGAAATTGGGCGTGGAATGATGAGAAGAAATGCGCTTATCAAATTGAGTCTAATTATGAACGGCCTCAGTGTTCAGCTTGTTTTATACAATCCGTTGAAGATGACCTAATGTCTATTTTTGAGCTTGCAAAAAATGAAGCTCGGTTATTTAAGTATGGGTCCGGAACTGGGACCAATTTCTCAAAGCTTCGTGCAAAAAACGAAAAGCTCGCTGGCGGAGGCACGTCTTCGGGGCTTATGTCATTTCTTGAAGTGCTTGATAGAGGGGCAGGTGCAACAAAGTCTGGAGGAACTACTCGGCGAGCTGCAAAGATGGTCTGTCTTGATATGGATCATCCTGAAATTTTAGATTTCATAAACTGGAAAGTGAAAGAAGAAAAAAAAGTGCGGGCACTTATAAAGGCTGGATACTCTGCTGACTTTAATGGAGAAGCTTATCACACCGTTTCTGGGCAGAACTCCAATAACTCAGTAAGGGTTACTGATGAATTTATGTACGCTTATCTAAATGGGCTTAAGTGGAGAACTACTGAGAGAACGACTGGAAAGGTTGTAGCAGAATATGATGCAAGAGAGCTTATGAGGATGATTGCAAAGGCGGCATGGGAATGCGCTGACCCCGGTATTCAGTTTGACACAACAATAAACAATTGGCACACCTGCCCCAATTCTGGGAGGATTAATGCGTCGAATCCCTGCAGCGAATATATGTTTTTGGATGATTCTTCGTGTAATCTTGCAAGTCTGAACCTGACAAAGTTTGCAGATGACCGGGGGATTTTGGACATAGAATCATTCGAGTATGCGATTCGCATTGTTATTACGGCCATGGAGATATTGGTTGATTTCTCCTCGTACCCCACCAAAAAGATTGCTGAAAACAGCCATGCATTTAGACCTCTGGGTTTAGGCTACGCAAATCTTGGGACTCTTCTTATGATTAGTGGAGTGCCATATGATAGCGAAAAGGGGAGGGCGCTGGCTGCTGCGATCACTGCAATACTGACCGGCCAGGCTTACATAACTTCAGCAGAGATAGCTGGAAAGCTTGGCCCCTTTGAGGGATTTGAAAAGAATAGAGAGGCTATGCTTGAGATTATGAGAAAACACCGCAGCTACGTGTGGAAGATAAATTCCTCTGAGTGCGCCGAGTATCTTCTTTCTGAAGCAAAGAAGTGCTGGGACAAGGCTGTTGAGATGGGAGAGAAGTTTGGTTATAGAAACGCACAGGCGACAGTTATAGCGCCAACCGGGACTATTGGGCTTTTGATGGATTGCGATACCACAGGGATAGAACCTGATTTTGCACTTGTAAAATGGAAGAAACTTGCAGGAGGGGGATACTTTAAGATAGTAAACACTTCTGTTGAAAAGGCCCTTGCAAATTTGGGCTACACCAAAAAGCAGATTGATGAGATGAGAGTTTATGTTCTTGGGCACCGTACTCTTGATAATGCACCCCACATAAACCCAGATGCGCTTCGCCTTCTTGGATATACTGATGAGCAGATAAAGGATGCATCAGCATATGTTAAGAGGATGGGGAGTCTGGATGACTGGACGCCACACATAAATCCAAAGGAGCTTGCGAAGAGAGGGCTCAGCGCAGAGCAGATACTAGAGGCAAAAATTTACGTTGGTGGTACAGAAACGCTGGAAGGAGCTCCTTATTTGCAGCCAGAACACCTACCAATTTTTGATTGTGCCAACAGGTGCGGAAACGGCAAGAGATTTATTGAGCCCATGGGACACGTCAGAATGATGGCGGCAGTTCAGCCGTTTATTTCTGGCGCAATTTCAAAAACAATAAATATGCCTCGTGAAACGACGGTTGAGGAGATAGAAAAAATTTATGTTGAGTCATGGAAGATGGGATTGAAAGCTATAGCCGTTTATCGCGATGGTTCAAAGAGTTCTCAGCCGCTTTCAATAGGGGGAAGTTTGGAGGAGGAAAGAGCGTTACAAGCAGAAACGCTCCCGCGAGGAAAAAGAGAGCCGCTTCCAAAGAAGAGGCATGGGTTCACACTTGAGTCAGCTATAGGAGGGCATAAGATATTTTTAAGAACTGGCGAATATGCGGATGGAAGGCTGGGTGAAATATTCATAGATATGCACAAGGAAGGAGCTGCATATAGAAGCCTTATGAATTGCTTTGCAATAGCTATATCAATTGGTCTCCAATACGGAGTTCCTCTTCAAAAATATGTTGATTCTTTCACTTTCACGCGCTTTGAACCAAATGGGGTTGTGGACCATCCATATATAAAAACTGCTACGTCTGTTCCAGATTTTATATTCAGAGTGCTTGGGATGGAATATCTTGGAAGGACTGATTTTCTCCACATAAAGCCAAAAATAGTGGATGAAATTCGTGATACCTCTGGTGAAAAAGAAGCTGTAAGAGGTGTTGTTAAGGAAAATGACAGCACGAACACGACGAACGACGAGAAGAGATTGGAATATGCGGGTGGTAGGACAACTATTAAAGAGTGGATAAGAGATTCGCATGAAGGCCAAGCAAACAAGCAGTTATCAGAACTTATGGGTGATGCCCCGGCATGCAATATATGTGGACATATGACGGTTAGAAATGGCTCATGTTATCGATGTCTAAACTGTGGAAACTCACTTGGATGTTCCTAA
- a CDS encoding HAD family phosphatase has protein sequence MFSTTLSDRKNREHNRSPVARVVNLCPKERMHRAIRAYFERALRDEAGNVKQIETVLVICEKGKVNIGDIAKAVYGDGLEFKKASDGQKWIVRIGDYAENLDGWGWQIYLDGGFGFLRRKGEVVWGTAETMYVDRDSTITFMYERALSELDITKANVIEGRKLAGVCFSFGIASTSRIKISQLQIARFEDEIPRHKISMEKGIILKGLAYSAHELTLQNEYLMKNKLHASIPDLPFHADDVVAWKFAEANKWKYEKSNTHYGIGSSFLHLLPMVDGCFGDIKKEREYMLLKDENGVEQKENVSRVILGSGDDYFQGEVTKRSGSVNAEFVKVAAKRFFTTTDCVGKKSSNTTGVKMKSEVKQHFKKEGERGVSNRNNSERSGLVRDYYNDTKMRHYELGKTKYKAKSLLKREGVGIRMGRGGHTLEFSCIQREEGSKKRNFEDTKIVGEAKNPFVGLSKKESAMKILREVGWVGKRNALDEFLSKRLRRRFAAVLLDMDGVIADSEDLHRRSFNYILKRFGLHISKNEWRKRYAGIGSPSIMREIFKKHRIDGDVDDWVRKRSEKFISMLNLHRLPSIPGVKDFLRWVKVNGLKVMVVSGSHGKSVEKMLENMNIGGMNIIGRDKVSHSKPSPECYLLAAKKLGVEPADCIVFEDSVAGVIAARRAGAICIGLLTTCGRRRLEAAGADFIIKDFRDRRLAKIFRLLFMLGRTNQHIDVG, from the coding sequence ATGTTTAGTACAACGTTATCCGACAGGAAGAATCGTGAACATAATAGAAGCCCCGTTGCAAGAGTTGTTAATCTCTGCCCAAAAGAGAGGATGCACCGAGCAATTAGGGCTTATTTTGAAAGAGCGTTAAGAGACGAAGCCGGAAACGTTAAGCAAATCGAAACTGTATTAGTTATTTGTGAAAAAGGAAAAGTGAATATAGGAGATATAGCAAAAGCTGTATATGGAGACGGTCTCGAATTTAAGAAAGCATCTGATGGACAGAAATGGATAGTTAGAATAGGCGATTATGCAGAAAATTTAGATGGGTGGGGGTGGCAGATATATTTAGATGGAGGATTTGGTTTTTTGAGAAGAAAGGGAGAGGTGGTCTGGGGGACTGCTGAAACGATGTATGTAGACCGGGACTCAACAATAACGTTTATGTATGAGCGCGCACTTTCTGAACTGGACATAACCAAAGCAAATGTAATAGAGGGAAGAAAGCTTGCAGGTGTGTGTTTCTCTTTTGGGATAGCTTCAACTTCAAGGATAAAAATCAGTCAGCTCCAAATTGCCAGGTTTGAAGATGAGATACCTCGGCATAAAATTTCGATGGAAAAAGGTATAATCTTGAAAGGGTTGGCTTATTCTGCTCACGAGCTAACCCTTCAAAATGAATACCTCATGAAAAACAAGCTCCACGCTAGCATTCCTGACCTTCCTTTTCATGCAGATGACGTAGTTGCTTGGAAATTTGCAGAGGCTAATAAATGGAAATATGAAAAAAGTAACACGCATTATGGAATAGGGTCCTCGTTTTTACATCTTCTTCCTATGGTTGATGGATGTTTTGGGGATATCAAAAAAGAACGTGAGTATATGTTGCTAAAAGATGAAAATGGTGTGGAGCAGAAAGAGAATGTTTCACGGGTAATCTTGGGAAGTGGCGATGACTACTTCCAGGGGGAGGTAACAAAACGAAGCGGGTCCGTCAACGCAGAATTTGTTAAGGTGGCGGCTAAGCGCTTCTTTACTACGACTGACTGTGTAGGAAAGAAGAGCAGTAATACTACAGGAGTGAAAATGAAAAGCGAGGTAAAACAGCACTTCAAAAAAGAGGGGGAGAGAGGAGTTAGCAACAGAAATAATAGTGAAAGGAGTGGATTAGTAAGAGATTACTACAATGATACGAAAATGAGGCATTATGAATTGGGAAAAACAAAGTATAAAGCAAAATCTTTATTGAAAAGAGAAGGGGTCGGAATAAGGATGGGGAGGGGCGGCCATACTTTAGAGTTCTCCTGCATACAACGTGAGGAAGGGAGTAAAAAAAGAAACTTTGAAGATACAAAAATAGTTGGTGAAGCTAAAAACCCATTTGTAGGGCTCTCTAAAAAGGAGAGTGCAATGAAAATTCTAAGGGAGGTTGGTTGGGTTGGAAAGAGAAACGCGTTAGATGAGTTTTTAAGTAAGCGGCTAAGAAGGCGATTTGCAGCTGTTCTTCTGGATATGGATGGTGTCATTGCGGATTCGGAGGATTTGCACCGGAGGTCATTCAACTACATATTGAAACGCTTTGGATTACATATAAGTAAAAACGAATGGAGGAAAAGATATGCAGGTATTGGTTCTCCAAGTATAATGCGTGAGATTTTCAAGAAGCACAGAATAGATGGAGATGTCGATGACTGGGTACGAAAAAGATCGGAGAAATTTATAAGTATGTTGAATTTGCACAGGTTGCCCTCAATTCCAGGAGTAAAGGATTTTTTGAGGTGGGTAAAGGTTAATGGATTAAAAGTGATGGTGGTTTCTGGAAGCCACGGAAAAAGTGTGGAAAAAATGTTAGAAAATATGAATATTGGGGGGATGAATATCATTGGGAGAGATAAAGTTAGTCATAGCAAACCGTCTCCAGAGTGCTATCTTTTAGCTGCAAAAAAACTAGGTGTTGAGCCCGCGGATTGTATTGTATTTGAGGATTCGGTAGCGGGGGTTATCGCTGCTAGGCGAGCGGGGGCGATTTGTATCGGGCTTCTTACAACTTGCGGAAGACGAAGGCTTGAAGCAGCAGGTGCTGATTTTATTATAAAGGATTTCCGAGATAGGCGCCTTGCAAAAATTTTTAGATTATTGTTCATGCTTGGAAGGACCAATCAACATATAGATGTTGGTTGA
- a CDS encoding signal recognition particle receptor subunit alpha, which yields MDLGRGLRIAIAKITGSAIVDEKTLKEMIRDLQRTLIANDVEVRLVFELSQRIEKRALDTSKLAGLSHKEHIVKVVYDELANMLGESYSPQLKKQKILLLGLYGSGKTTTAAKLANYFKKRGLSCALICADTERPAAHEQLQQLSAKIGAVFYGKKGEQNSTKIVTDALEIAKEDVLILDSAGRSAFDEELVAELKQLNDIFKPDEKFLVLSADIGQLAGRQARQFNEAIGLTGVIISRLDGSGKGGGALSAVSNSGSKVAFIGTGEKIDDLEEYNSKKFVGRLLGFPDIETLLVKVSKIAQEEKISREALTSDKFTIHLFYEQLKAAKKLGPLQSVFSLLGAVDIPKSVIEQSEEKLKKYESIINSMTKEERENAGLLKQKGRITRIARGSGVSESDIREFLHQFEQVEKLFTDFKKNRGIRRKIEKLLRGGSIPKNLVT from the coding sequence ATGGATCTTGGAAGAGGTCTTCGCATAGCTATTGCAAAAATAACAGGTTCTGCGATAGTGGATGAAAAAACACTAAAAGAAATGATACGAGACCTCCAACGGACTCTAATAGCAAACGACGTTGAAGTAAGGTTGGTCTTTGAACTATCGCAGCGCATTGAAAAGCGTGCTCTTGACACATCAAAATTAGCCGGGCTCTCCCATAAAGAGCATATAGTCAAAGTGGTTTATGATGAGCTTGCAAACATGCTTGGTGAGAGCTACTCCCCCCAACTTAAAAAGCAAAAAATTCTTTTACTTGGCTTATATGGAAGCGGAAAAACCACAACGGCAGCAAAACTTGCAAATTACTTTAAAAAGAGGGGGCTATCCTGTGCACTCATATGCGCAGACACTGAAAGACCAGCTGCACACGAACAACTCCAGCAACTATCTGCAAAAATCGGGGCCGTTTTCTATGGTAAAAAAGGAGAGCAAAACTCAACAAAAATAGTGACGGACGCACTTGAGATTGCAAAGGAAGACGTCTTAATACTTGACTCAGCAGGAAGAAGCGCGTTTGACGAAGAACTCGTGGCCGAACTCAAACAACTTAACGATATCTTCAAGCCAGATGAAAAATTCTTAGTCCTATCTGCTGATATTGGACAACTGGCTGGAAGGCAAGCTCGCCAGTTTAACGAAGCAATCGGACTTACGGGAGTAATAATAAGCAGACTTGACGGAAGCGGAAAGGGAGGCGGAGCCTTGTCCGCAGTCTCAAACAGCGGATCCAAAGTCGCGTTTATAGGAACTGGAGAGAAAATAGACGACTTAGAGGAATACAACTCAAAAAAATTTGTCGGAAGACTTTTAGGATTTCCAGATATTGAAACTCTCTTGGTAAAAGTAAGTAAAATTGCGCAAGAAGAGAAAATAAGTAGAGAGGCTTTAACCTCCGACAAATTTACTATACATTTGTTTTATGAGCAGCTAAAGGCTGCAAAAAAGCTTGGTCCTCTCCAAAGCGTTTTTTCACTACTTGGGGCAGTAGACATACCCAAATCCGTTATTGAGCAGTCAGAAGAGAAACTAAAAAAATACGAATCAATCATAAATTCAATGACAAAAGAAGAGCGAGAAAACGCCGGCCTGCTGAAGCAAAAAGGGCGGATAACAAGAATAGCTCGCGGCTCTGGCGTGTCCGAAAGCGACATCCGCGAATTTCTTCACCAATTCGAGCAGGTAGAAAAACTGTTTACAGATTTTAAGAAAAATCGCGGAATTAGGCGAAAAATAGAAAAACTACTACGTGGGGGTTCTATACCAAAAAATCTGGTAACGTAA
- a CDS encoding tRNA pseudouridine(54/55) synthase Pus10: MQDIYGAQSVKLCELCSKVISTKPTSLTKDCLLCGGAFDLIPQLILNATSKLTGIEWNSFSTSCKVPKQILIKQEQLWLINGLESSNHIKNIINRKTANDISKLTGKKRNQINPDILFVFDFCNRECKALIQPIFIFGHYKKHSRELSQSVWHCKKCYNKSRGSSIDCKRCGGRGVMYESVEGIISQHLIPIFECTKTAFHSSGREDVDVIMRGGGRPFAIELQTPRKRTADLKEIEKKINKDTRLKVSGLCFVSPYFVKVLCNSHFDKEYAAVVSVEGGATDADAKKVFSLSGKIISQKTPTRVLHRRADLERKRKIWVLSSFRRGNNLNIRIRAQAGTYIKELISSDSSRTVPSVSEILSKKAWIEKLDVIKIHDQFLRGVRKR, translated from the coding sequence ATGCAAGACATATACGGTGCCCAATCGGTAAAACTTTGTGAATTATGCAGTAAAGTTATATCAACCAAACCAACATCCCTAACTAAGGACTGCCTTCTCTGTGGTGGAGCGTTTGACTTAATTCCTCAACTTATCTTAAATGCGACATCAAAACTAACAGGAATAGAATGGAATTCTTTTTCAACCAGTTGTAAAGTCCCTAAACAGATTCTTATAAAACAAGAGCAACTTTGGCTCATCAATGGGCTCGAATCCTCCAATCACATAAAAAATATAATAAACAGAAAAACAGCAAACGACATATCCAAACTAACAGGCAAGAAGCGGAACCAAATAAATCCCGACATTCTCTTTGTTTTTGACTTTTGTAATCGGGAGTGTAAGGCTCTAATCCAGCCAATATTTATTTTTGGTCACTATAAAAAGCATTCCCGTGAGCTTTCACAAAGCGTCTGGCATTGCAAAAAATGCTACAACAAATCACGAGGCAGCTCCATCGACTGCAAGAGATGCGGGGGAAGAGGAGTAATGTACGAATCGGTTGAGGGAATAATAAGCCAACATCTTATACCAATATTCGAATGTACCAAAACAGCATTTCATTCTTCAGGAAGAGAAGACGTCGATGTCATAATGCGCGGAGGAGGCCGTCCATTTGCAATTGAACTTCAGACTCCAAGGAAGAGAACAGCAGATTTGAAAGAAATTGAAAAGAAAATAAACAAAGACACCCGGCTCAAAGTTTCAGGTCTCTGTTTCGTCTCTCCTTACTTTGTAAAAGTGCTTTGCAACTCTCATTTTGATAAGGAATATGCCGCAGTTGTCTCTGTTGAGGGAGGAGCCACGGATGCAGACGCAAAAAAAGTTTTTTCACTATCCGGAAAGATAATTTCACAAAAGACGCCAACAAGGGTTCTCCACAGAAGGGCTGATCTTGAGCGAAAGAGAAAAATATGGGTCCTCTCTTCTTTCCGTCGAGGGAATAATCTGAATATTAGGATACGCGCGCAAGCAGGTACTTATATAAAAGAGCTTATAAGCTCCGATTCATCCCGTACCGTCCCAAGCGTATCAGAAATACTTTCTAAGAAAGCATGGATTGAAAAACTGGATGTAATAAAAATACACGACCAATTTTTAAGGGGCGTGAGGAAAAGATAA